In a genomic window of Streptomyces pristinaespiralis:
- a CDS encoding aminotransferase class I/II-fold pyridoxal phosphate-dependent enzyme: MNASGGWERLEPKLAATQRRVQALEWEPDRRNSFVAYTVERDSAYADLDGRRLLMMSGYSYLGLAGDERVVAAAKAAVDLYGTGNHGVRALAGSIPLHEELEAEVARFADREASMVFGSGYAANTGTVGGLVGPGDTVFIDKYDHASIVDGCRLSGATVTRFRHNDVDHLERRLRAASPDGVRLVIVDSVYSMDGDIAPLPELRKVCDEHNALLMVDEAHALGVIGATGRGIEEHFDWQARVDVKLGTLSKAIPSMGGWVAGPAELIGHLRYAARPFLFSAALGPAQAAAALESLRILQREPERVAHIQHQSARLRKIINAEGLRTQDSETAVLPLIAGSDDAAYDLATTCRKNGVIGLPVVTPAVPNDLARLRIAVTARHTEADIDFAAQAFLTSARECGILPA; encoded by the coding sequence GTGAACGCATCTGGAGGATGGGAACGCCTCGAGCCGAAGCTGGCGGCAACACAGCGCCGCGTCCAGGCACTCGAATGGGAACCCGACCGCCGCAACAGCTTCGTCGCATACACCGTCGAACGCGACAGCGCCTACGCCGACCTCGACGGCCGCCGGCTGCTCATGATGTCCGGCTACAGCTACCTCGGCCTGGCCGGCGACGAACGTGTCGTCGCCGCCGCCAAGGCCGCCGTCGACCTCTACGGCACCGGCAACCACGGCGTGCGCGCCCTGGCCGGATCCATACCCCTGCACGAGGAACTCGAGGCGGAGGTCGCCCGGTTCGCGGACCGCGAGGCGTCCATGGTCTTCGGCTCCGGCTACGCCGCCAACACCGGCACCGTCGGCGGCCTCGTCGGCCCCGGCGACACCGTCTTCATCGACAAGTACGACCACGCCTCCATCGTCGACGGCTGCCGCCTGTCGGGCGCCACCGTCACCCGCTTCCGCCACAACGACGTCGACCACCTCGAGCGCCGGCTGCGCGCCGCGAGCCCCGACGGCGTACGCCTCGTCATCGTCGACAGCGTCTACTCCATGGACGGCGACATCGCCCCCCTGCCCGAACTGCGCAAGGTCTGCGACGAGCACAACGCCCTCCTCATGGTCGACGAGGCCCACGCCCTCGGTGTCATCGGCGCCACCGGCCGCGGCATCGAGGAGCACTTCGACTGGCAGGCCCGGGTCGACGTCAAACTCGGCACCCTCTCCAAGGCCATCCCCTCCATGGGCGGCTGGGTCGCCGGCCCCGCCGAACTCATCGGCCACCTGCGCTACGCCGCACGCCCCTTCCTGTTCTCCGCCGCCCTCGGACCCGCCCAGGCCGCCGCCGCCCTCGAGTCGCTGCGCATCCTGCAGCGCGAACCCGAACGCGTCGCCCACATCCAGCACCAGTCCGCCCGCCTGCGGAAGATCATCAACGCCGAGGGGCTGCGCACCCAGGACAGCGAGACCGCCGTGCTGCCGCTCATCGCCGGCTCCGACGACGCCGCCTACGACCTGGCCACCACCTGCCGCAAGAACGGCGTCATCGGCCTGCCCGTGGTCACCCCCGCCGTCCCCAACGACCTCGCCCGCCTGCGGATCGCGGTCACCGCCCGCCACACCGAGGCCGACATCGACTTCGCGGCCCAGGCGTTCCTCACCTCCGCCCGCGAGTGCGGCATCCTCCCGGCCTGA
- a CDS encoding AfsR/SARP family transcriptional regulator, with protein sequence MLIRLVGLVTIEHDGTAPQHLSSAQAQVAFARLILERTSGTSRDQLADTVWPEGLPDTWASALRSVVSRVRAYVTGPLQKPGGTPLIAQSGRYVLRLPDDAAVDLEAAEAAMTEARTAFADGAHAVAHQLAAGAVSNLRGSFLPAHEGEWVNAVRERVDELRLMSLELASLSSSALGAEHHAVRYADEAVRRAPFRESAHRCRMTAHAAAGNRADALRAYQQLREVLADELGIDPAAETQAAYLELLRAEPAGPRRRAPAGRMTADALDPLLMGAFEALTPPPAVAPLPAR encoded by the coding sequence TTGCTGATCAGACTCGTAGGTCTTGTCACCATCGAACACGACGGGACGGCGCCCCAGCACCTGTCGAGCGCGCAGGCACAAGTGGCCTTCGCTCGACTGATACTGGAGCGAACGTCGGGAACCAGCCGCGACCAGCTCGCGGACACCGTGTGGCCGGAAGGACTGCCCGACACCTGGGCGTCCGCGCTGCGCAGTGTGGTGAGCCGGGTCCGCGCCTATGTCACCGGCCCGCTGCAGAAACCGGGCGGGACACCACTGATCGCCCAGAGCGGGCGGTACGTCCTGCGGCTGCCGGACGACGCGGCGGTCGACCTGGAGGCGGCGGAAGCCGCGATGACGGAAGCGAGGACGGCCTTCGCGGACGGTGCCCACGCGGTGGCGCACCAGCTCGCGGCGGGCGCCGTGTCCAACCTGCGCGGCTCGTTCCTGCCGGCGCACGAAGGCGAGTGGGTCAACGCCGTTCGTGAGCGGGTCGACGAACTGCGCCTGATGTCACTGGAGCTGGCGAGCCTGTCCTCGTCGGCGCTGGGCGCGGAGCACCACGCGGTGCGCTACGCCGACGAGGCGGTACGGCGCGCGCCGTTCCGCGAGAGCGCGCACCGCTGCCGGATGACGGCGCACGCCGCAGCGGGCAACCGGGCGGACGCGCTGCGCGCCTACCAGCAGCTGCGGGAGGTCCTCGCGGACGAGCTGGGCATCGACCCGGCGGCCGAGACACAGGCCGCCTATCTGGAGCTCCTGCGCGCCGAACCCGCCGGCCCGCGCCGGCGGGCCCCTGCGGGGCGGATGACGGCGGACGCGCTGGACCCGCTGCTGATGGGAGCGTTCGAGGCACTGACACCACCGCCCGCGGTGGCGCCGCTGCCGGCACGCTGA